The sequence GGAATACGTGCTGCAACGAACGAAGGGGGTTCACGGCTTCTACGGTGCTTCTAGCATGGAGCGGCTTCCGGTGGAAGTCGCCATTACGGAACAAATCCGGAAGTTCGCTGCCATTAAGTTGAACGACTCGAACGGGTGAGGAGGAGAAGCTTTGGAGAAAACGATAAAGGTCGGCATATGCAGCCTGCTTTGGGGCAACCCGCGGGGCGACGACTTGGTCCCATGGCTGAAGGAAGTGAAAGCGCTCGGATACGACGGTGTGTCCGGTTTTGCTGACTGGGGATGGGAGTCGTATATCGACGACGGCGATTCGTTCCGGACGACGCTTGCGGAGCAGGGGTTGGAGCTGGCGAGCATGATTGTCGGCATTCATTTCAATTTCGATAGATATCGCAAGGTATTCTCGTTCATGAAGGCGAATAACTGTGTAAACCTCGTTTGTCTCGGCGCGTTCGGCAAGGGGGAATCCGATTACGGCATGGTCGGAACGTTCCTCAGTTACCTCGGTCGGGAGGCGCGGCCGTACGGCATCCGCGTACATTATCACAACCATACCGATAACACCGGCGAAAGCTTTACCGATATGGAGAAGCTGCTCGCTGCAACCGACCCGAAGTTCGTTTCCGTCATGTGCGACGTCGGTCACGCGACGAAAGACTTTGTTGAGCTTCCGGTGCGGGAGCGAGCGTCCGCGTTCCTAGATTCGTACCGGGAACGGATGAGCTTCATTGAATTGAAAGATTTTAACGAAATCACCGGCCTCAACACGCCGCTGGGCGAGGGACATTGCGATTTCGAAGCGGTATTCACCTACATGAGAACGCTTCCGTACCGAGGGTGGGTCGTTGTCGAGCAGAATGGGCATGAAGGCAAAAGCAAGGGCAGAGACCCCCGGGAGTGTGCAGCCATCAGCAGACAGTTCATCAAACAAGGATTGGGGATATAACTATGACAGAATTGAACAAGCGGCGTCTTGGCCGAACGGGTTTGATGGTAACGGAGCTCGGGCTTGGTGGATTTCAGTTTACCGGCGAATTCGGGGTGCCGCGCGCGGTCGCGTTCGACATTATGGACCTAGCGTTCCGGAGCGGGATCAACTTTGTGGACAGTGCCCCGATGTACGGCTTCGGGGAGAGCGAGGAGCTGGTCGGCAGGGGGACGGAGAAGGCCGGCGGACAGATTTACATCTCTACGAAGGTGGGCTGGCTTGACCGTACGATTGTTCGAAATCTTGGCGACGAGGCGTACCGCGACGAAGCGGCGATTCGCCGCGTGGTAGAGCACAGCATGCGGCTGCTTGGGCGCAGCTACCTTGACATCGTCATGGTTCACGAGCCCGAGTGGAAGCAGTGGGGGCTCGACCCGGATACGGGCGACGGCGTCATCCTGACGACGCTGGAGCGCCTGAAGAAAGAAGGCGTAATTGGCGCGATCGGGATGGGGGGCGGCCATCTCGACGTCATGACGCGCCTCGCGGAGACGGGGCGGTTTGACGTACTGCTTACGTTCATGCACTACGACCTCGCGGTGCAGGATGCGAAAGAGCGGCTGCTGCCGGCCGCGAAGAAGCACGACATGGGCGTCATTCTCGGAGGACCGTTCCGCCAAGGAGCGCTCGCGGTGAAGCAGGAGGCGCGAATTGCGGAGATGCGCCGGACGGGCGAATATCCGTGGGGGTTCAACGAAGAAGTGGTTCGCAAGATTGACCATATTTACAAGCTCGCGGACGAAACGGGGATTCCGCTGGCGGAAATGGGGGTTCGTTATCTGTTGAGCGATCCGCAGGTAAGCACGGTCATTCCGGGACCGCGTAAGGTCGAAGAGTTGGAGTCGAACCTGGAAGCCGCGCGGAAGGGGCCGCTTCCGGAGGACGTGTTGGAACAAATT is a genomic window of Paenibacillus sp. containing:
- a CDS encoding aldo/keto reductase, whose protein sequence is MTELNKRRLGRTGLMVTELGLGGFQFTGEFGVPRAVAFDIMDLAFRSGINFVDSAPMYGFGESEELVGRGTEKAGGQIYISTKVGWLDRTIVRNLGDEAYRDEAAIRRVVEHSMRLLGRSYLDIVMVHEPEWKQWGLDPDTGDGVILTTLERLKKEGVIGAIGMGGGHLDVMTRLAETGRFDVLLTFMHYDLAVQDAKERLLPAAKKHDMGVILGGPFRQGALAVKQEARIAEMRRTGEYPWGFNEEVVRKIDHIYKLADETGIPLAEMGVRYLLSDPQVSTVIPGPRKVEELESNLEAARKGPLPEDVLEQIRKI
- a CDS encoding sugar phosphate isomerase/epimerase family protein, which codes for MEKTIKVGICSLLWGNPRGDDLVPWLKEVKALGYDGVSGFADWGWESYIDDGDSFRTTLAEQGLELASMIVGIHFNFDRYRKVFSFMKANNCVNLVCLGAFGKGESDYGMVGTFLSYLGREARPYGIRVHYHNHTDNTGESFTDMEKLLAATDPKFVSVMCDVGHATKDFVELPVRERASAFLDSYRERMSFIELKDFNEITGLNTPLGEGHCDFEAVFTYMRTLPYRGWVVVEQNGHEGKSKGRDPRECAAISRQFIKQGLGI